A window of Pseudomonas mucidolens contains these coding sequences:
- a CDS encoding aspartate aminotransferase family protein: protein MNMPENARSSLASQLKLDAHWMPYTANRNFQRDPRLIVGAEGSWLIDDKGRRVYDSLSGLWTCGAGHTRKEIQDAVAKQLGTLDYSPGFQYGHPLSFQLAEKITDLTPGNLNHVFFTDSGSECADTAVKMVRAYWRLKGQATKTKMIGRARGYHGVNIAGTSLGGVNGNRKLFGQAMMDVDHLPHTLLASNAFSRGMPEQGGIALADELLKLIELHDASNIAAVFVEPMAGSAGVLVPPQGYLKRLREICDQHNILLVFDEVITGFGRTGSMFGADSFGVTPDLMCIAKQVTNGAIPMGAVIASSEIYQTFMNQATPEYAVEFPHGYTYSAHPVACAAGLAALDLLQKENLVQSVAEVAPHFENALHGLKGGKNIIDIRNYGLAGAIQIAPRDGDAIVRPFEAGMALWKAGFYVRFGGDTLQFGPTFNSKPQDLDRLFDAVGEVLNKID from the coding sequence ATGAACATGCCCGAAAACGCCCGGTCCTCCCTGGCCAGCCAATTGAAGCTGGACGCCCATTGGATGCCTTACACCGCTAACCGCAACTTCCAGCGCGACCCGCGTCTGATTGTCGGGGCCGAAGGCAGTTGGTTGATCGACGACAAGGGGCGCCGGGTCTACGACTCGTTATCGGGCCTGTGGACCTGCGGTGCCGGGCATACACGCAAGGAAATCCAGGACGCGGTGGCCAAGCAACTCGGTACGCTGGATTACTCACCAGGCTTTCAATACGGTCATCCGCTGTCGTTCCAGTTGGCCGAAAAAATCACCGACCTGACGCCTGGCAACCTTAATCATGTGTTTTTCACTGACTCCGGTTCCGAGTGCGCCGATACCGCGGTGAAGATGGTGCGCGCCTACTGGCGCCTGAAAGGCCAGGCGACCAAGACCAAGATGATTGGCCGCGCCCGTGGTTACCACGGGGTGAATATCGCCGGTACGAGTCTTGGCGGCGTCAACGGCAATCGCAAGCTGTTTGGTCAGGCAATGATGGATGTCGATCACCTGCCGCACACCTTGCTGGCGAGCAATGCATTCTCCCGGGGGATGCCGGAGCAGGGCGGGATCGCCTTGGCCGATGAACTGCTCAAGCTGATTGAGCTGCATGACGCTTCCAACATTGCGGCGGTGTTTGTCGAGCCTATGGCCGGTTCTGCTGGCGTACTGGTACCGCCGCAGGGCTACCTCAAGCGTCTGCGTGAGATTTGTGATCAACACAATATTCTGTTGGTGTTCGACGAAGTGATCACCGGTTTCGGGCGTACCGGTTCGATGTTTGGCGCTGACAGCTTCGGTGTGACGCCGGACCTGATGTGCATTGCCAAGCAAGTCACCAACGGTGCGATCCCGATGGGTGCGGTGATTGCCAGCAGCGAGATTTATCAGACCTTCATGAACCAGGCGACGCCTGAGTACGCAGTGGAATTCCCACACGGCTATACCTACTCGGCACACCCGGTGGCGTGCGCCGCTGGCCTGGCGGCATTGGATCTGTTGCAGAAGGAAAACCTGGTGCAGAGCGTGGCTGAAGTCGCGCCGCACTTCGAGAACGCATTGCACGGCTTGAAGGGCGGCAAGAACATCATCGACATCCGCAACTATGGCCTGGCCGGTGCGATCCAGATTGCCCCGCGTGACGGTGATGCCATCGTGCGTCCATTCGAGGCCGGCATGGCGCTGTGGAAAGCCGGGTTCTACGTGCGTTTCGGCGGTGACACCTTGCAGTTCGGCCCAACCTTCAACAGCAAGCCGCAGGATCTGGATCGCTTGTTCGATGCGGTCGGTGAAGTGCTGAACAAGATCGACTGA